In Drosophila pseudoobscura strain MV-25-SWS-2005 chromosome 4, UCI_Dpse_MV25, whole genome shotgun sequence, the following proteins share a genomic window:
- the Oseg5 gene encoding intraflagellar transport protein 80 homolog — translation MKLRTRFCKKSSIKAAENTDNSTPQATNYPLSCVDWSSNEEIYFVSDDHQIFKWSDVSRDSVEVAKLPDDFVPTDLHWLLLGGRNSGGGKGSDTLLICSNDGRFIILNKSARVERSISAHGAAISSGRWSPDGAGLLTAGEDGVIKIWSRSGMLRSTVVQNEEAIRCARWAPNSTSIVFCQGGHISIKPLAANSKSIRWRAHDGLVLSLSWSAQSNIIASGGEDFRFKIWDAQGANLFTSAAEEYAITSVAFNPEKEFLLVGTFNMLKLCHSTGWSYNSARFTAPSVGSFFTLAWSSDGTQVACGTSTGQLIVAFAVEQQLISRNLKATSTSRKSIALRDIANGSQDVLDFPQRVVNFGLGYGHLVVATTHQIHIYNEKHINTPIIIDGRNDTRVIELGKKYFMVLDASSIWVYTYTGRLHLNPRYPGSQAQLPLLTWRSLSLGLDVLAIRDNSDTSLLHLFDLMPGASRQYDPHSLKAKQQLADIAACRAGSQDDQFVAFIDDNRELYISETRNLSGERQDEIYKIGTQLTAIKWASETNILVGVHDSCYSIWYCPGEGASDPTIIALTTITLDTAEFGKHITIDSFEDAVVTFRCAGALLPVNVSIYCEVLHRTLIEGQWQQALKICRMGQHSSLWATLAAVATRKHQLQLSEEAYSAALQIDKVSYLQHLKTLTPSSAEQMAENSLMLGRMLEAETILLHNRKYQQAVGLALRMHNWRRALEIAQKHQADELGVDMLQKVLEERRKYLKALQRDEWDPVYLPHVLVDKEGNSSE, via the exons ATGAAGTTAAGAACACGGTTCTGCAAGAAGAGCTCCATAAAGGCTGCAGAAAACACGGATAACAGCACTCCACAGGCAACCAATTATCCCCTCAGTTGTGTAGACTGGAGTAGCAACGAGGAAATCTATTTTGTGag CGATGACCATCAGATATTCAAGTGGAGCGACGTGAGCCGGGATTCGGTGGAGGTGGCCAAACTGCCAGATGACTTTGTGCCAACGGATCTTcattggctgctgctgggtggaCGCAACAGCGGCGGTGGCAAGGGCAGCGATACCCTGCTCATATGCAGTAACGATGGGCGATTCATTATCCTAAACAAGAGCGCACGTGTAGAGCGGAGCATCTCTGCACATGGTGCAGCCATCAGTTCAGGTCGCTGGAGTCCTGATGGGGCTGGATTGCTTACGGCAGGCGAGGATGGGGTGATCAAGATCTGGTCGCGATCTGGCATGCTGCGCTCCACGGTCGTACAGAACGAGGAGGCGATCCGTTGTGCTCGCTGGGCCCCGAATTCCACATCGATTGTCTTTTGCCAGGGCGGACATATATCCATCAAGCCACTGGCTGCCAACAGCAAGTCGATCAGG TGGCGTGCTCATGATGGGTTGGTGTTGTCCTTGAGCTGGTCCGCGCAGTCCAACATTATAGCCTCTGGAGGCGAGGACTTTCGCTTTAAGATCTGGGATGCACAGGGCGCAAATCTCTTTACCAGCGCCGCGGAGGAGTATGCCATCACAAGTGTGGCTTTCAATCCGGAGAAGGAGTTCCTGCTGGTGGGAACTTTTAATATGCTGAAACTGTGCCACAGCACAGGG TGGTCGTACAACAGTGCTCGCTTTACAGCACCCAGTGTGGGGTCCTTCTTTACCCTTGCCTGGTCCTCGGATGGTACTCAGGTGGCGTGCGGCACCTCCACGGGTCAACTAATTGTAGCCTTTGCGGTGGAACAGCAGCTCATCTCCAGGAATCTCAAggcaaccagcaccagtcgAAAGTCCATTGCCCTCAGAGACATTGCCAATGGCAGTCAGGATGTATTGGACTTTCCTCAGAGAGTTGTCAACTTTGGCCTTGGCTATGGACACTTGGTGGTGGCCACCACCCATCAGATCCACATCTACAACGAGAAGCACATCAATACACCGATCATCATCGATGGCAGGAACGATACAAGGGTCATCGAACTGGGAAAAAA GTACTTCATGGTATTGGATGCCTCCTCGATCTGGGTCTATACCTATACAGGTCGACTGCACTTGAACCCTCGCTATCCCGGCTCTCAGGCCCAGCTCCCTCTGCTCACctggcgctctctctccctgggCCTCGATGTCCTCGCGATTCGCGACAACTCCGACACGAGTCTGCTTCATCTGTTTGACCTGATGCCTGGCGCATCCAGGCAGTACGATCCGCACTCTCTGAAAGCCAAGCAGCAGTTGGCGGATATCGCCGCCTGTCGCGCTGGCAGCCAGGACGATCAATTCGTGGCCTTCATTGATGACAATCGGGAGCTGTACATCAGTGAGACGCGGAATCTGAGTGGTGAGCGTCAGGATGAGATCTACAAGATCGGAACCCAGCTAACAGCCATCAAGTGGGCCAGCGAAACGAATATCCTGGTGGGAGTTCATGACTCTTGCTACAGCATTTGGTATTGCCCAGGAGAAGGGGCCTCTGATCCGACTATTATAGCCCTGACGACCATTACCCTGGATACGGC GGAATTCGGTAAGCACATTACCATCGACAGCTTCGAGGATGCCGTTGTCACATTTCGCTGCGCCGGCGCCCTGCTCCCCGTCAACGTGAGCATCTACTGCGAAGTGCTCCATCGCACCCTCATCGAGGGTCAGTGGCAGCAGGCCCTGAAGATCTGTCGGATGGGGCAGCATTCTAGTCTGTGGGCCACTCTGGCCGCAGTGGCCACGAGGAAGCACCAGTTGCAGCTCAGCGAGGAGGCATACTCGGCTGCTTTGCAGATCGACAAGGTCAGCTATCTGCAGCACCTAAAGACTTTGACCCCGTCCAGTGCCGAGCAGATGGCCGAGAACTCCTTGATGCTGGGAAGGATGTTGGAGGCGGAGACAATCCTGCTCCACAATCGAAAGTACCAGCAGGCTGTGGGTCTGGCCCTGCGCATGCACAACTGGAGACGAGCCCTTGAGATCGCACAGAAGCACCAGGCAGATGAGCTGGGCGTGGATATGCTGCAGAAAGTCCTGGAGGAGCGGCGGAAGTACCTTAAGGCTCTGCAGCGGGATGAGTGGGATCCTGTATACCTACCCCATGTTCTGGTGGATAAGGAGGGCAATTCTAGCGAATAA
- the LOC4817449 gene encoding glyoxylate reductase/hydroxypyruvate reductase-like isoform X2 translates to MSTGKAFKVLITHPEVPQEGIDLLKENCEIIQVQSLPVDRAELLQKIRGVDGIFWGGHEALNAEALDAAGPQLKSISTMSAGIDYVDVAEVKKRKIPLGHTPTVLNTAVADLAVGLLIAAGRRFHEGRKKIETNNWENYHLNWMLGQDIRDSTVGFYGFGGIGQAIAKRLSGFDIDQVLYTTRRRVDKEIEKELNAKKVDFDTLLAQSDFVVIASPLTAATQGVFNATAFNKMKETAVLVNIGRGKIVNQDDLYEALKSNKIFSAGLDVTDPEPLSAKDKLLSLDNVVVLPHIGSATKRTRAEMATIAAHNVLRGLVGEPMLSPAY, encoded by the exons ATGTCTACAGGCAAGGCTTTTAAGGTGCTGATCACCCATCCCGAGGTGCCGCAGGAGGGCATCGATCTCTTGAAAGAGAACTGCGAGATCATCCAAGTCCAGAGTCTGCCCGTCGACCGGGCCGAGCTTCTGCAGAAGATCAGGGGCGTTGACGGTATTTTCTGGGGCGGACATGAAGCCCTCAATGCCGAGGCATTGGATGCTGCCGGTCCCCAATTGAAATCGATCTCCACCATGTCAGCGGGCATCGACTATGTGGATGTGGCGGAGGTGAAGAAGCGCAAGATTCCTCTGGGACACACCCCAACGGTCCTGAATACAGCGGTGGCTGATCTGGCTGTGGGCCTCTTGATCGCCGCTGGCCGCCGTTTCCATGAGGGACGCAAGAAGATCGAAAC CAATAACTGGGAGAACTATCATCTCAACTGGATGCTGGGTCAGGATATCCGTGACTCCACCGTTGGTTTCTACGGTTTCGGGGGCATTGGACAGGCTATCGCCAAGCGTCTGTCCGGCTTTGACATCGACCAAGTGCTGTACACCACCCGACGACGTGTGGACAAGGAGATCGAAAAGGAGTTGAATGCCAAGAAGGTGGACTTTGACACCCTCCTGGCCCAGAGTGACTTTGTGGTCATCGCTTCTCCCCTGACGGCTGCCACGCAGGGCGTGTTCAATGCTACCGCTTTCAACAAAATGAAGGAAACCGCTGTTCTGGTCAACATCGGTCGCGGCA AAATTGTCAATCAGGATGATCTTTATGAGGCTCTGAAGTCCAACAAAATCTTTTCCGCTGGCCTGGATGTCACAGATCCCGAACCATTGTCTGCTAAAGACAAACTGCTGTCACTCGACAATGTTG TTGTCCTGCCCCACATAGGCTCTGCCACGAAGCGAACCCGTGCCGAGATGGCCACCATTGCCGCCCACAATGTGCTCCGCGGATTGGTTGGAGAGCCCATGCTGTCGCCCGCGTACtag
- the LOC4816935 gene encoding protein FAM107B isoform X1, giving the protein MQRPTPNISTSIMSRMSVFENTAFRHSSAESENEAGTTMMSMSSSPPATPTGVQTDSEGLILPKKLINPCIENTDRKELHRELKFNARIGKSVLNQKSELQRAYDKQKERHAAAEHHSPDAELVGGIPGLKGELGRVILERAQKHEAAAQKQDADEAEDRQYVNPEYLNVRAKLRTANGPN; this is encoded by the exons ATGCAGCGACCAACACCGAATATCTCCACGAGCATTATGAGCCGCATGTCGGTCTTTGAAA ATACCGCATTCAGGCACAGTTCGGCGGAGTCAGAGAACGAGGCCGGAACGACAATGATGTCGATGAGCAGCTCCCCACCGGCTACGCCAACGGGCGTACAGACCGACTCCGAGGGCCTTATATTGCCCAAAAAGCTGATCAATCCCTGCATTGAGAACACCGATCGCAAGGAGCTGCATCGAGAGCTGAAATTCAATGCCAGAAT TGGCAAGAGTGTGCTCAACCAGAAATCGGAACTCCAGCGTGCCTACGACAAGCAGAAGGAGCGCCATGCGGCCGCCGAGCATCATTCCCCCGATGCGGAGCTGGTGGGCGGCATACCCGGCCTCAAGGGAGAGCTAGGACGGGTCATTTTGGAGCGGGCCCAGAAGCATGAGGCGGCGGCTCAGAAGCAGGATGCCGATGAGGCCGAGGATCGGCAGTATGTTAATCCCGAATATCTGAATGTACGCGCCAAACTGCGCACGGCGAATGGACCCAACTAG
- the LOC6903084 gene encoding uncharacterized protein, protein MTSILNRSSRASQGQVVFKHDFPPVGFFPLPPAEPHLCRDAYLKALLAPYESIPEDESNVTEDDWIPTKGLFATKKLDFEYMMISTRRTTKVRPTTYQRPSGIGDTTKTAAVDINALVKARSKKMLEGLTNSSINYLLEKFIKKIVIMRFVPPKGTNPSKTIFGWSCREYYERFKKNEDTMYLDALVFGKTEKQLDALKFFVDLGEIIRLIISLKEDLIANRDLCQGFMALLRDIKVDIMEVLAKPYEAMNTEHDNIVVELIKIRQGKAADPQSISKRRALKKEQELFTDYKYPIETRYQINWARDKVEQKYTEDAIKEKAMQDELDKLQELTKTDTNVWRSAYIKYSTLIEEYKKRINLMQDAYDEDMESAENDVQFTLNKLNKCKDDLNTYQEKVQMFHVKIAETRAKIAIEEQEELEKLRKLEEKAARKSSMKEKAKAKGKGKEKKKK, encoded by the exons ATGACCAGTATATTGAATCGCAGCTCAAGGGCTTCGCAGGGTCAAGTCGTTTTCAAACACGATTTTCCACCGGTGGGTTTCTTTCCCCTGCCACCGGCGGAGCCGCATCTCTGTCGCGATGCCTATCTCAAGGCGTTGCTGGCCCCCTATGAGAGTATACCCGAGGATGAAAGCAATGTGACTGAAGATGATTGGATACCGACAAAAGGTCTTTTCGCTACGAAGAAACTCGACTTCGAGTATATGATGATAAGTACACGCCGAACCACAAAGGTACGGCCCACGACATATCAACGACCGTCGGGAATTGGTGACACCACGAAGACCGCGGCCGTCGACATAAACGCACTGGTCAAGGCCCGCTCGAAAAAGATGTTGGAAGGATTGACCAACTCCTCCATCAACTATCTACTGGAGAAGTTCATTAAGAAGATTGTCATCATGCGATTCGTTCCACCAAAGGGAACCAATCCATCAAAAACCATTTTTGGTTGGTCCTGTCGTGAATATTACGAgcgttttaaaaaaaatgaggACACCATGTATTTGGATGCCTTGGTGTTTGGCAAAACCGAAAAGCAACTGGATGCTCTCAAGTTTTTTGTCGATCTGGGAGAGATTATTCGTCTGATAATATCTTTGAAGGAAGATTTGATAGCGAATCGTGATTTGTGCCAGGGCTTTATGGCTTTGTTGCG AGACATTAAGGTTGATATAATGGAGGTACTGGCCAAACCATATGAGGCCATGAATACCGAGCACGATAATATCGTCGTGGAACTCATCAAGATTAGGCAGGGCAAGGCCGCCGATCCGCAATCGATTTCAAAACGTCGAGCGCTAAAAAAGGAACAGGAACTTTTTACTGATT ACAAGTATCCTATTGAGACAAGGTACCAGATTAATTGGGCGCGCGACAAGGTGGAGCAGAAGTATACTGAAGATGCAATTAAAGAAAAG GCGATGCAAGATGAGCTGGACAAACTCCAAGAGCTGACCAAGACGGATACCAATGTATGGAGGTCTGCTTACATAAAGTACTCGACATTGATCGAAGAGTACAAGAAACGCATCAATTTAATGCAGGATGCCTACGATGAGGACATGGAGAGTGCCGAGAATGACGTTCAGTTTACGCTGAACAAGTTGAACAAGTGCAAGGACGATCTGAACACTTATCAGGAGAAGGTTCAAATGTTTCATGTGAAAATCGCAGAGACGCGCGCAAAAATAGCCATAGAAGAGCAGGAAGAATTGGAAAAACTTCGAAAG CTGGAGGAAAAAGCAGCGAGAAAGAGTAGCATGAAggaaaaagccaaagccaaaggcaaaggcaaagaaaagaagaaaaagtaa
- the LOC4817036 gene encoding glyoxylate reductase/hydroxypyruvate reductase, protein MSTMSTVRAATAAAFKVLVSHPNVPAPALELLRSRGAETIICQSVPPCREEILQKVSGVDAIFWAHYQPLNAGILDAAGAQLRCVSTMSSGIDFADVPEFKRRQIPLGHTPGVVKNSVADLAIGLMIAAGRHFHAGRSDIESSQWKTELIDWRMGQEIRDSVIGFFGFGGISQAIAKRLQCWDVAKILYHTRTRKENDCEFKAEHVSFERLLQESDFLVVAAPLTDESRGKFDAKAFGQMKSNAVFVNVARGGLVIQSDLHEALTKGQIFAAGLDVTTPEPLPADDPILKLPNCVILPHLGTQTMKTTIEMSLLAANNILNAIEGRPMIRPAY, encoded by the exons ATGTCAACAATGTCGACTGTTcgcgccgccaccgccgccgccttcAAGGTGCTCGTCTCGCATCCAAATGTGCCGGCGCCCGCCTTGGAGCTGCTACGTTCCCGCGGGGCAGAGACAATCATCTGCCAAAGTGTGCCGCCCTGCAGGGAGGAGATTCTCCAGAAGGTGAGCGGAGTGGATGCCATCTTTTGGGCGCACTATCAGCCACTGAATGCGGGAATACTGGATGCAGCTGGAGCACAGCTAAGGTGCGTCAGTACTATGTCATCAGGAATTGATTTTGCCGATGTGCCGGAGTTTAAGCGGCGCCAGATCCCATTGGGTCACACCCCTGGAGTGGTAAAGAACTCGGTAGCGGATCTTGCCATTGGCCTGATGATTGCAGCGGGTCGTCACTTTCATGCCGGTCGCAGCGATATCGAAAG TTCCCAGTGGAAGACGGAACTGATTGACTGGCGCATGGGTCAGGAAATACGCGACTCTGTGATCggtttctttggctttggcggcATTAGTCAGGCCATTGCCAAGCGTCTACAGTGCTGGGATGTGGCCAAAATCCTCTATCACACACGCACCCGCAAGGAAAACGACTGCGAATTCAAGGCTGAGCATGTATCCTTCGAGCGGCTCCTCCAGGAGAGCGACTTCCTGGTGGTGGCCGCACCCCTCACAGACGAATCGCGAGGAAAATTCGATGCGAAAGCCTTTGGACAGATGAAGTCTAACGCAGTGTTCGTAAATGTGGCCCGAGGGG GTCTCGTCATTCAAAGCGATCTGCACGAAGCACTCACCAAAGGGCAGATTTTTGCTGCGGGCTTGGATGTTACCACGCCCGAACCACTGCCTGCGGATGATCCCATCTTGAAGCTGCCTAATTGCG TTATTCTGCCCCATCTGGGAACGCAGACAATGAAGACAACCATCGAAATGAGTCTTCTGGCGGCTAACAACATCCTCAATGCCATCGAAGGAAGGCCCATGATTAGACCGGCATATTGA
- the LOC4817449 gene encoding glyoxylate reductase/hydroxypyruvate reductase-like isoform X1, which translates to MLSRFIGVSATIISSRSGSILSRSLYKSGGRNHTQTMSTGKAFKVLITHPEVPQEGIDLLKENCEIIQVQSLPVDRAELLQKIRGVDGIFWGGHEALNAEALDAAGPQLKSISTMSAGIDYVDVAEVKKRKIPLGHTPTVLNTAVADLAVGLLIAAGRRFHEGRKKIETNNWENYHLNWMLGQDIRDSTVGFYGFGGIGQAIAKRLSGFDIDQVLYTTRRRVDKEIEKELNAKKVDFDTLLAQSDFVVIASPLTAATQGVFNATAFNKMKETAVLVNIGRGKIVNQDDLYEALKSNKIFSAGLDVTDPEPLSAKDKLLSLDNVVVLPHIGSATKRTRAEMATIAAHNVLRGLVGEPMLSPAY; encoded by the exons ATGCTGAGCAGGTTCATTGGTGTATCGGCAActatcatcagcagcagatcTGGCAGCATTCTGTCCAGATCTCTGTATAAGTCGGG AGGCAGGAACCACACACAGACCATGTCTACAGGCAAGGCTTTTAAGGTGCTGATCACCCATCCCGAGGTGCCGCAGGAGGGCATCGATCTCTTGAAAGAGAACTGCGAGATCATCCAAGTCCAGAGTCTGCCCGTCGACCGGGCCGAGCTTCTGCAGAAGATCAGGGGCGTTGACGGTATTTTCTGGGGCGGACATGAAGCCCTCAATGCCGAGGCATTGGATGCTGCCGGTCCCCAATTGAAATCGATCTCCACCATGTCAGCGGGCATCGACTATGTGGATGTGGCGGAGGTGAAGAAGCGCAAGATTCCTCTGGGACACACCCCAACGGTCCTGAATACAGCGGTGGCTGATCTGGCTGTGGGCCTCTTGATCGCCGCTGGCCGCCGTTTCCATGAGGGACGCAAGAAGATCGAAAC CAATAACTGGGAGAACTATCATCTCAACTGGATGCTGGGTCAGGATATCCGTGACTCCACCGTTGGTTTCTACGGTTTCGGGGGCATTGGACAGGCTATCGCCAAGCGTCTGTCCGGCTTTGACATCGACCAAGTGCTGTACACCACCCGACGACGTGTGGACAAGGAGATCGAAAAGGAGTTGAATGCCAAGAAGGTGGACTTTGACACCCTCCTGGCCCAGAGTGACTTTGTGGTCATCGCTTCTCCCCTGACGGCTGCCACGCAGGGCGTGTTCAATGCTACCGCTTTCAACAAAATGAAGGAAACCGCTGTTCTGGTCAACATCGGTCGCGGCA AAATTGTCAATCAGGATGATCTTTATGAGGCTCTGAAGTCCAACAAAATCTTTTCCGCTGGCCTGGATGTCACAGATCCCGAACCATTGTCTGCTAAAGACAAACTGCTGTCACTCGACAATGTTG TTGTCCTGCCCCACATAGGCTCTGCCACGAAGCGAACCCGTGCCGAGATGGCCACCATTGCCGCCCACAATGTGCTCCGCGGATTGGTTGGAGAGCCCATGCTGTCGCCCGCGTACtag
- the LOC6903083 gene encoding uncharacterized protein: MSIPRLAREVLPHVAEEQARPDNALIRIEPRQVGDLQAVAVPPTPPAALMGPLAVDGSAPVLLPILDYVRELLANPFPREPESTDYRLHIASHRQRLLECITTVVGILRNVMSAMARDSPLSAEERRNFQKLRTLYFSAFDIGNSLRRTIDAAGHTVYSWPRHYVVMSPGLNSPDTSFGGGSMLFPWRNPYLFTPHLGAHYFERGMEQREAHMEREFWDEHYYLDEASTGPPDNVMEDQNNGTLEERGDGAPHNNRDI; this comes from the exons ATGTCAATCCCAAGATTAGCTAGGGAGGTACTACCCCATGTGGCTGAAGAGCAG GCACGTCCGGATAATGCCCTTATCCGCATTGAACCGCGTCAGGTCGGGGACCTACAGGCTGTCGCTGTCCCGCCCACACCACCGGCAGCTTTGATGGGACCACTCGCCGTTGACGGTTCTGCTCCTGTGCTGCTGCCCATTCTGGACTATGTGCGTGAGCTGCTGGCCAATCCCTTTCCAAGAGAACCGGAGTCTACGGACTACAGGCTGCACATCGCCTCCCACAGGCAGCGACTTCTGGAGTGCATTACTACCGTTGTGGGTATACTCCGTAATGTGATGTCGGCGATGGCACGGGATTCGCCCTTGAGTGCGGAAGAACGGAGAAACTTCCAGAAATTGCGCACACTGTACTTTTCGGCCTTCGATATAGGGAACTCTCTGCGTCGGACCATAGATGCGGCGGGACATACGGTTTATTCGTGGCCCCGGCACTATGTTGTTATGAGCCCTGGCTTAAACTCTCCCGATACGAGCTTCGGCGGTGGTTCCATGCTTTTTCCTTGGCGGAACCCTTATCTCTTCACACCCCATCTGGGTGCACATTACTTTGAGAGGGGCATGGAACAACGGGAGGCGCACATGGAAAGGGAGTTCTGGGACGAACACTATTATCTTGATGAGGCCTCAACTGGGCCACCCGACAACGTGATGGAAGACCAGAACAATGGTACTTTGGAAGAACGTGGAGATGGTGCTCCTCACAACAACCGAGACATTTAA
- the LOC4816935 gene encoding protein FAM107B isoform X2, whose translation MMSMSSSPPATPTGVQTDSEGLILPKKLINPCIENTDRKELHRELKFNARIGKSVLNQKSELQRAYDKQKERHAAAEHHSPDAELVGGIPGLKGELGRVILERAQKHEAAAQKQDADEAEDRQYVNPEYLNVRAKLRTANGPN comes from the exons ATGATGTCGATGAGCAGCTCCCCACCGGCTACGCCAACGGGCGTACAGACCGACTCCGAGGGCCTTATATTGCCCAAAAAGCTGATCAATCCCTGCATTGAGAACACCGATCGCAAGGAGCTGCATCGAGAGCTGAAATTCAATGCCAGAAT TGGCAAGAGTGTGCTCAACCAGAAATCGGAACTCCAGCGTGCCTACGACAAGCAGAAGGAGCGCCATGCGGCCGCCGAGCATCATTCCCCCGATGCGGAGCTGGTGGGCGGCATACCCGGCCTCAAGGGAGAGCTAGGACGGGTCATTTTGGAGCGGGCCCAGAAGCATGAGGCGGCGGCTCAGAAGCAGGATGCCGATGAGGCCGAGGATCGGCAGTATGTTAATCCCGAATATCTGAATGTACGCGCCAAACTGCGCACGGCGAATGGACCCAACTAG